A region from the Arachis ipaensis cultivar K30076 chromosome B01, Araip1.1, whole genome shotgun sequence genome encodes:
- the LOC107638359 gene encoding E3 ubiquitin-protein ligase Topors: MERNCSLRRKTQKEKEVVVKKVIWAAIEGHSCPICFTDLESRFREAAVLSRCYHAYCTHCIRRWSHVRRACPLCNSGFAFWFSILSLSSRTFRKHFLPFHSHSDANQPPRLPSTRARVAVTNGRRRALPRRRSFGRAGLVSADVIAQRKLQWRASIYDQRLQPDCATLRCLERGCKGCGPCNLFLSMGNGRRNAVKRDILQRIEPWIMRELQALLGDPDPTVIVHVATSQFITWLEEKAKSPSRHLHVGDTFISPLRPFLHDKATIFWHELSCFAEGCHNMDTYDEVVEYKQQEWVDNTH, from the exons CAGAAAGAGAAGGAGGTGGTGGTCAAGAAGGTAATTTGGGCAGCTATCGAGGGGCATTCTTGTCCAATATGTTTTACCGATCTGGAATCTCGGTTCAGAGAAGCTGCGGTTCTGTCCCGCTGCTACCACGCTTACTGCACCCACTGCATCCGCCGTTGGAGTCACGTGCGCAGAGCGTGCCCTCTCTGCAATTCCGGTTTCGCCTTCTGGTTCTCCATCCTCAGCCTCTCTTCCAGAACCTTCCGGAAGCACTTCTTACCCTTCCACTCTCATTCTGATGCAAACCAACCGCCACGACTTCCCTCTACCAG GGCGAGGGTAGCGGTGACTAATGGACGAAGGAGGGCATTGCCCCGGAGAAGATCGTTTGGGCGTGCTGGACTTGTGAGTGCAGATGTTATTGCTCAGAGGAAGCTTCAATGGCGTGCTAG CATATACGATCAAAGATTGCAACCTGATTGTGCAACCCTAAGGTGTCTTGAGCGAGGATGCAAAGGCTGCGGTCCATGCAACTTGTTCCTTTCCATGGGG AATGGAAGAAGAAATGCTGTTAAAAGGGACATTCTACAACGGATTGAGCCATGGATAATGAGGGAGCTACAAGCTCTCTTAGGGGACCCAGATCCAACTGTCATTGTTCATGTGGCCACCTCACAGTTCATCACTTGGCTAGAAGAGAAGGCGAAATCGCCATCTCGCCACCTTCATGTGGGAGATACCTTCATTTCACCTCTTCGTCCCTTCCTACATGATAAAGCGACCATCTTTTGGCATGAGCTAAG TTGTTTCGCTGAGGGTTGTCACAACATGGATACCTACGATGAAGTTGTCGAATATAAACAACAGGAGTGGGTGGACAACACACATTAG
- the LOC110262437 gene encoding uncharacterized protein LOC110262437, which yields MRGSYNKNLFLYHLTVITRTSSPSFLIPSPSSLFRAPNYTTVTETLEKQSFTVNYLVNNCGLLPDSALKASKYVLFKTPEKPDSVIALFRSFGFSDLQIHNVIRKKPRILVSKPKETILPKLEFLISKGASKSQLVRIIDLNPLILQRSLEKHLIPTFDLLNNFILSEERTIASILRSVQILTSSTSHRNINLLVDLGVRERSLARLLRQWPWLLLVNSKDLKSMVDEVIKMGVDPAKANFVPALYAKLLPKSMWDRKVELYKRFGLTDDNIREAFVKHPFCMLKSVQKIEACIEFFVKELGWKPLDVTNYPVLLSLNLEKRVVPRAAVLKILMANGAIKSCKHLLAYTVSEEMFFKSYVNRGKDQAPELLKLYREKMNLPVMDSKLMS from the coding sequence ATGAGGGGATCTTATAACAAAAACCTGTTCTTGTACCACCTCACTGTCATCACAAGAACATCATCACCCTCATTTCTGATCCCTTCACCATCTTCCCTATTCCGTGCTCCCAATTACACCACAGTCACAGAAACCCTGGAAAAACAATCCTTTACGGTGAATTACCTCGTCAACAATTGTGGGCTCCTCCCAGATTCGGCTCTTAAAGCTTCAAAATACGTACTTTTTAAGACTCCAGAGAAACCCGACTCAGTCATCGCACTCTTCAGGAGCTTCGGTTTCTCAGATTTGCAAATTCACAATGTCATTCGGAAAAAACCCCGGATTCTCGTCAGCAAACCCAAAGAGACCATCTTGCCCAAGCTCGAGTTCCTCATCTCCAAAGGTGCTTCAAAATCACAACTTGTCCGCATCATCGATCTCAACCCTCTAATCTTGCAAAGAAGCTTAGAGAAACACCTAATCCCCACTTTCGATTTGTTGAACAATTTCATTCTTTCTGAAGAAAGGACCATTGCTTCTATTTTACGCTCTGTCCAAATTTTAACTTCTTCAACGTCGCATCGGAATATTAACTTGCTGGTAGATTTAGGTGTCCGTGAGAGAAGCTTGGCAAGGCTACTTCGCCAATGGCCTTGGTTGCTTCTGGTCAATTCTAAAGACCTTAAGAGTATGGTAGATGAAGTCATTAAAATGGGGGTTGATCCCGCCAAGGCTAATTTTGTTCCTGCATTGTATGCTAAGCTGCTTCCAAAGTCCATGTGGGATAGGAAAGTTGAGTTGTACAAGAGGTTTGGATTAACTGATGACAACATTCGTGAGGCTTTTGTGAAGCACCCTTTCTGTATGCTGAAATCTGTGCAGAAAATTGAGGCCTGCATCGAATTCTTTGTCAAAGAACTCGGTTGGAAGCCTCTTGATGTCACCAATTATCCGGTTCTTCTCTCGCTGAATTTGGAGAAAAGGGTTGTTCCCAGGGCTGCTGTCTTGAAGATTCTTATGGCCAATGGTGCCATTAAGAGTTGTAAGCATTTGTTAGCATATACTGTTTCGGAAGAGATGTTCTTTAAGAGTTATGTGAATCGTGGTAAGGATCAAGCACCGGAGTTATTGAAGCTGTATCGGGAGAAAATGAATCTTCCAGTAATGGATAGTAAATTGATGTCTTGA
- the LOC107638376 gene encoding uncharacterized protein LOC107638376 isoform X5, translated as MMVRLTLPKQCELSHFEHTFQYWFIMMMSVFRTSDSKGDMGFQVGDMQGTIPVTLGLSRQHSFLSFVNSCESTKRRRVPCTKHLWHRFEYVSRFLVSVPFITAAMELMIEKKNRKK; from the exons ATGATG GTCAGGCTTACCCTTCCGAAGCAGTGCGAGCTGAGTCATTTTGAGCATACTTTCCAATATTG GTTCATAATGATGATGAG TGTGTTCAGAACTTCAGATAGTAAAGGAGACATGGGGTTTCAAGTGGGAGACATGCAAGGCACTATACCCGTTACACTTGGGCTCTCGAGACAGCATTCTTTCCTCAg CTTTGTGAACTCGTGTGAATCAACAAAAAGAAGAAGAGTACCCTGTACCAAACATTTATGGCACCGTTTTGAATATGTATCTAGATTCTTAGTCAGTGTGCCATTTATTACTGCTGCAATGGAATtgatgattgaaaaaaaaaacagaaaaaaataa
- the LOC107638376 gene encoding uncharacterized protein LOC107638376 isoform X6: MMVRLTLPKQCELSHFEHTFQYCVFRTSDSKGDMGFQVGDMQGTIPVTLGLSRQHSFLSFVNSCESTKRRRVPCTKHLWHRFEYVSRFLVSVPFITAAMELMIEKKNRKK; the protein is encoded by the exons ATGATG GTCAGGCTTACCCTTCCGAAGCAGTGCGAGCTGAGTCATTTTGAGCATACTTTCCAATATTG TGTGTTCAGAACTTCAGATAGTAAAGGAGACATGGGGTTTCAAGTGGGAGACATGCAAGGCACTATACCCGTTACACTTGGGCTCTCGAGACAGCATTCTTTCCTCAg CTTTGTGAACTCGTGTGAATCAACAAAAAGAAGAAGAGTACCCTGTACCAAACATTTATGGCACCGTTTTGAATATGTATCTAGATTCTTAGTCAGTGTGCCATTTATTACTGCTGCAATGGAATtgatgattgaaaaaaaaaacagaaaaaaataa
- the LOC107638376 gene encoding uncharacterized protein LOC107638376 isoform X2 has translation MWTVEEVRNRFEIDVCLLLTGNDVLCISLVQVRLTLPKQCELSHFEHTFQYCVFRTSDSKGDMGFQVGDMQGTIPVTLGLSRQHSFLSFVNSCESTKRRRVPCTKHLWHRFEYVSRFLVSVPFITAAMELMIEKKNRKK, from the exons ATGTGGACGGTGGAAGAAGTCAGGAACAGATTTGAGATCGACGTTTGTCTCCTGCTAACAGGAAATGATG TGTTGTGCATTTCTTTGGTTCAGGTCAGGCTTACCCTTCCGAAGCAGTGCGAGCTGAGTCATTTTGAGCATACTTTCCAATATTG TGTGTTCAGAACTTCAGATAGTAAAGGAGACATGGGGTTTCAAGTGGGAGACATGCAAGGCACTATACCCGTTACACTTGGGCTCTCGAGACAGCATTCTTTCCTCAg CTTTGTGAACTCGTGTGAATCAACAAAAAGAAGAAGAGTACCCTGTACCAAACATTTATGGCACCGTTTTGAATATGTATCTAGATTCTTAGTCAGTGTGCCATTTATTACTGCTGCAATGGAATtgatgattgaaaaaaaaaacagaaaaaaataa
- the LOC107638376 gene encoding uncharacterized protein LOC107638376 isoform X1: MWTVEEVRNRFEIDVCLLLTGNDVLCISLVQVRLTLPKQCELSHFEHTFQYWFIMMMSVFRTSDSKGDMGFQVGDMQGTIPVTLGLSRQHSFLSFVNSCESTKRRRVPCTKHLWHRFEYVSRFLVSVPFITAAMELMIEKKNRKK, translated from the exons ATGTGGACGGTGGAAGAAGTCAGGAACAGATTTGAGATCGACGTTTGTCTCCTGCTAACAGGAAATGATG TGTTGTGCATTTCTTTGGTTCAGGTCAGGCTTACCCTTCCGAAGCAGTGCGAGCTGAGTCATTTTGAGCATACTTTCCAATATTG GTTCATAATGATGATGAG TGTGTTCAGAACTTCAGATAGTAAAGGAGACATGGGGTTTCAAGTGGGAGACATGCAAGGCACTATACCCGTTACACTTGGGCTCTCGAGACAGCATTCTTTCCTCAg CTTTGTGAACTCGTGTGAATCAACAAAAAGAAGAAGAGTACCCTGTACCAAACATTTATGGCACCGTTTTGAATATGTATCTAGATTCTTAGTCAGTGTGCCATTTATTACTGCTGCAATGGAATtgatgattgaaaaaaaaaacagaaaaaaataa
- the LOC107638376 gene encoding uncharacterized protein LOC107638376 isoform X7 produces the protein MKYLHKENWFIMMMSVFRTSDSKGDMGFQVGDMQGTIPVTLGLSRQHSFLSFVNSCESTKRRRVPCTKHLWHRFEYVSRFLVSVPFITAAMELMIEKKNRKK, from the exons atgaaatatttgcataaagAGAATTG GTTCATAATGATGATGAG TGTGTTCAGAACTTCAGATAGTAAAGGAGACATGGGGTTTCAAGTGGGAGACATGCAAGGCACTATACCCGTTACACTTGGGCTCTCGAGACAGCATTCTTTCCTCAg CTTTGTGAACTCGTGTGAATCAACAAAAAGAAGAAGAGTACCCTGTACCAAACATTTATGGCACCGTTTTGAATATGTATCTAGATTCTTAGTCAGTGTGCCATTTATTACTGCTGCAATGGAATtgatgattgaaaaaaaaaacagaaaaaaataa
- the LOC107638376 gene encoding uncharacterized protein LOC107638376 isoform X4: protein MWTVEEVRNRFEIDVCLLLTGNDVLCISLVQVRLTLPKQCELSHFEHTFQYCVFRTSDSKGDMGFQVGDMQGTIPVTLGLSRQHSFLSGLPARKECKIQEAATTDMHLHLYIYVSIHAYIILLLI, encoded by the exons ATGTGGACGGTGGAAGAAGTCAGGAACAGATTTGAGATCGACGTTTGTCTCCTGCTAACAGGAAATGATG TGTTGTGCATTTCTTTGGTTCAGGTCAGGCTTACCCTTCCGAAGCAGTGCGAGCTGAGTCATTTTGAGCATACTTTCCAATATTG TGTGTTCAGAACTTCAGATAGTAAAGGAGACATGGGGTTTCAAGTGGGAGACATGCAAGGCACTATACCCGTTACACTTGGGCTCTCGAGACAGCATTCTTTCCTCAg TGGATTACCTGCTAGAAAAGAATGTAAGATACAAGAGGCTGCAACAACAGATATGCATCTACATTTATATATCTATGTAAGCATACATGCATATATTATATTGTTACTCATTTAG
- the LOC107638376 gene encoding uncharacterized protein LOC107638376 isoform X3: MWTVEEVRNRFEIDVCLLLTGNDVLCISLVQVRLTLPKQCELSHFEHTFQYWFIMMMSVFRTSDSKGDMGFQVGDMQGTIPVTLGLSRQHSFLSGLPARKECKIQEAATTDMHLHLYIYVSIHAYIILLLI, translated from the exons ATGTGGACGGTGGAAGAAGTCAGGAACAGATTTGAGATCGACGTTTGTCTCCTGCTAACAGGAAATGATG TGTTGTGCATTTCTTTGGTTCAGGTCAGGCTTACCCTTCCGAAGCAGTGCGAGCTGAGTCATTTTGAGCATACTTTCCAATATTG GTTCATAATGATGATGAG TGTGTTCAGAACTTCAGATAGTAAAGGAGACATGGGGTTTCAAGTGGGAGACATGCAAGGCACTATACCCGTTACACTTGGGCTCTCGAGACAGCATTCTTTCCTCAg TGGATTACCTGCTAGAAAAGAATGTAAGATACAAGAGGCTGCAACAACAGATATGCATCTACATTTATATATCTATGTAAGCATACATGCATATATTATATTGTTACTCATTTAG
- the LOC110263488 gene encoding uncharacterized protein LOC110263488 encodes MRGSGSHVAGSSNRSSSTENWRRSTTRSRHGRVPDWCGCGCRPVLRWSGTESHPNKPFFGCPNYNTSGKTWCGLFVWADSVQEELSEGAVARDDDGDRKMNFAWRMGKMEADIRNLKFITHVLGFGFLVIVVFVGLVLLKG; translated from the exons ATGAGAGGAAGTGGGAGCCATGTTGCAGGAAGTTCCAACCGGTCATCGTCGACGGAGAACTGGAGAAGAAGCACGACGCGAAGTAGGCATGGACGGGTTCCGGACTGGTGCGGCTGTGGTTGTCGCCCGGTGCTAAGGTGGTCTGGGACGGAGTCGCATCCTAACAAGCCCTTCTTTGGTTGCCCCAACTATAAT ACAAGTGGAAAAACATGGTGTGGGTTATTCGTCTGGGCTGATTCTGTGCAAGAGGAGTTGTCTGAAGGAGCTGTTGCAAGAGATGATGATGGTGACAGGAAGATGAACTTTGCATGGCGGATGGGCAAGATGGAGGCAGACATTAGGAATCTGAAATTCATAACTCATGTTCTTGGATTTGGGTTCTTAGTAATTGTTGTTTTTGTAGGATTGGTGCTATTAAAGGGTTGA